From Bradyrhizobium sp. NDS-1, the proteins below share one genomic window:
- a CDS encoding histidine phosphatase family protein — protein sequence MTGADKPKVVTTRWWWVRHAPVRNDGGNIYGQSDIACDTSDTYVFNAVAKVLPRTAVWFSSNLKRTHQTAEAIWAAGFPRPASMKWEADLAEQNLGRWQGMNRAQFIASRPVGTSWFADINEPAPGGESFMDLYHRTRRTIERINNEAAGQDIIAVAHGGTIKAAVGLALGGLPEQGLAFDIDNVSVTRLDHFASAERTVWRLPMVNQQPWIADDAHAAMHQPAGPEVKKLA from the coding sequence ACGACGGCGGCAACATCTACGGCCAGTCCGACATCGCCTGCGACACCAGCGATACCTATGTGTTCAACGCTGTTGCCAAGGTGCTGCCACGCACTGCAGTCTGGTTTTCCAGCAATCTGAAGCGCACGCATCAAACGGCCGAAGCGATCTGGGCGGCCGGCTTTCCACGGCCGGCGTCGATGAAATGGGAAGCTGATCTCGCCGAGCAAAATCTCGGCCGCTGGCAGGGCATGAACCGCGCCCAATTCATCGCGAGCCGTCCCGTCGGCACCAGCTGGTTCGCCGATATCAACGAGCCCGCACCCGGCGGCGAGAGCTTCATGGATCTCTATCACCGCACGCGCCGCACCATCGAGCGGATCAACAATGAGGCAGCAGGCCAGGACATCATCGCGGTCGCCCATGGCGGCACCATCAAGGCGGCCGTTGGTCTTGCGCTCGGCGGTTTGCCGGAGCAGGGGCTCGCATTCGACATCGACAATGTGTCCGTGACGCGGCTCGATCATTTCGCAAGCGCCGAGCGCACGGTCTGGCGGTTGCCGATGGTGAACCAGCAGCCATGGATCGCGGATGACGCTCACGCGGCGATGCATCAGCCCGCGGGACCGGAAGTCAAGAAGCTCGCCTGA
- a CDS encoding SDR family NAD(P)-dependent oxidoreductase, with protein MTLFDMKGKVAVITGSTRGIGLAIAERMAEHGAKVVISSRKADVCEQVAKGINDKYGKGTAVAIAANISSKENLQDLVDESNRAFGKIDVLVCNAASNPYYGPLAGISDDQFRKILDNNIVANNWLISMVVPQMIERKDGSIIIVSSIGGLKGSTILGAYAISKAADMQLARNLACEYGPHNIRVNCIAPGLIKTDFAKALWDNPENLKASTARSPLLRIGIPDEIAGAAVFLGSKAGDFMTGQTMVIDGGATIS; from the coding sequence ATGACCTTGTTCGACATGAAGGGGAAAGTCGCCGTCATCACGGGATCGACGCGCGGCATCGGGCTTGCGATCGCCGAGCGCATGGCCGAGCACGGTGCCAAGGTGGTGATTTCCTCGCGCAAGGCCGATGTCTGCGAGCAGGTCGCCAAGGGCATCAATGACAAGTACGGCAAGGGTACCGCGGTCGCAATCGCCGCCAACATCTCGTCGAAGGAGAACCTGCAAGACCTCGTCGACGAGAGCAACCGCGCCTTCGGCAAGATCGACGTGCTGGTCTGCAACGCCGCCTCGAATCCGTATTACGGTCCGCTCGCGGGGATCTCCGACGATCAATTCAGGAAGATTCTGGACAACAACATCGTCGCCAACAACTGGCTGATCTCGATGGTGGTGCCGCAGATGATCGAGCGCAAGGACGGCTCCATCATCATCGTCTCCTCGATCGGCGGGCTCAAGGGCTCGACCATTCTCGGCGCCTATGCGATCTCCAAGGCCGCCGACATGCAGCTCGCGCGCAACCTCGCCTGCGAATATGGCCCGCACAACATTCGCGTGAATTGCATCGCGCCCGGCCTGATCAAGACCGATTTCGCCAAGGCGCTGTGGGACAATCCGGAGAATTTGAAGGCCTCGACTGCGCGCTCGCCGCTGCTGCGCATCGGCATCCCCGACGAGATCGCCGGCGCCGCCGTGTTCCTGGGATCGAAGGCCGGCGACTTCATGACCGGCCAGACCATGGTGATCGACGGCGGCGCGACGATTAGTTGA
- a CDS encoding serine hydrolase domain-containing protein: MNAQAATTAASAVHTPPLPEARPETLGLSRPRLQAMSDAFKREIDKGTVPGVTVLVARRGQIGWFEALGRQSPAGPAPMARDSIFRIFSMTKPIVSVAVMALVEDGHLLLSDAVAKFIPEFAGQQVGIVKDGKLELVPPARPMTVQDLLRHTSGLTYEHQGDGPVHKLYQESRVRSRKITNAEHAALVASFPLVCQPGAEFNYSRSTDILGRIIEVASGKSLGAFLTERVLAPLQMAETGFSTAESNATRLADPFAADPWTGDKVALFNMLEQPLMESGGGGLVSTTMDYARFCLMLRNGGTLDGNRIIGRKTLELMASDHLGPHVVTNGTLLSPGHGFGLGFAVRREAGIAPFPGSVGQYFWSGIAGTFFWIDPKEDLFAVFMSQGPGQRDYTRTLVRDLVYAAVE; the protein is encoded by the coding sequence ATGAACGCTCAAGCTGCTACCACTGCCGCCTCCGCGGTCCACACTCCGCCCTTGCCGGAGGCCCGCCCGGAGACGCTCGGGCTGTCGCGGCCGCGCCTGCAGGCCATGTCGGACGCCTTCAAGCGCGAGATCGACAAGGGAACCGTTCCCGGCGTCACCGTGCTGGTGGCCCGGCGCGGCCAAATCGGCTGGTTCGAGGCGCTCGGCAGGCAGAGCCCGGCGGGGCCTGCGCCGATGGCGCGGGATTCGATCTTCCGGATCTTCTCGATGACCAAGCCGATCGTCTCGGTCGCCGTCATGGCGCTGGTCGAGGACGGCCACCTCCTGCTCAGCGACGCCGTCGCAAAGTTCATCCCGGAGTTCGCCGGCCAGCAGGTCGGCATCGTCAAGGACGGCAAGCTCGAGCTGGTGCCGCCGGCGCGGCCGATGACCGTGCAGGACCTGCTTCGCCACACCTCGGGCCTCACCTACGAGCACCAGGGAGACGGACCCGTGCACAAGCTCTACCAGGAGTCCCGCGTGCGCAGCCGCAAGATCACCAATGCCGAGCATGCCGCATTGGTGGCGAGCTTCCCGCTGGTCTGCCAGCCCGGCGCGGAATTCAACTACAGCCGCTCCACCGACATCCTTGGTCGCATCATCGAGGTCGCCAGCGGCAAGTCGCTCGGCGCGTTCCTGACAGAGCGCGTGCTGGCACCGCTGCAAATGGCCGAGACCGGCTTCTCGACAGCCGAGTCCAATGCCACCAGGCTTGCCGACCCGTTCGCGGCCGATCCCTGGACCGGCGACAAGGTCGCTCTGTTCAACATGCTCGAACAACCGCTAATGGAGTCCGGCGGCGGTGGGCTGGTTTCAACCACGATGGATTATGCCCGCTTCTGCCTGATGCTGCGCAACGGCGGCACGCTCGACGGCAACAGGATCATCGGCCGCAAGACGCTGGAGCTGATGGCGTCCGATCACCTCGGGCCGCATGTCGTGACGAATGGCACGTTGCTGTCGCCCGGCCACGGCTTTGGTCTCGGCTTCGCCGTGCGCCGCGAGGCCGGCATCGCGCCCTTCCCCGGCAGCGTCGGCCAGTATTTCTGGAGCGGCATTGCCGGCACGTTCTTCTGGATCGATCCGAAGGAGGATTTGTTCGCGGTGTTCATGAGCCAGGGCCCGGGACAGCGCGACTACACGCGGACCTTGGTGCGGGATCTGGTTTACGCGGCGGTGGAGTGA
- a CDS encoding glycosyltransferase family 2 protein codes for MTPSRAAKRLTIVIPALNEQDKIADTIDGVLPLARELLDDFEIFLIDDGSTDGTGAIMDEFAAGEPRIIVQHNAERRGVGAGFEYALSRAKFEAITLIPGDHAFQNEGIARMFKAAGAADLVITYRDNQSDRSVNRSLQSHSLRFILNCLFGFWLSDYHSMIVYPVKWLRQIAVKADGYGYQICALISLLQLGLTYVQVPVSLNAELKGSSRALRLRTYFELGGTIVSLLRRVPIRDVDRSQGPADAERAPAR; via the coding sequence ATGACACCTTCCAGGGCGGCAAAAAGGCTTACGATCGTCATCCCTGCACTGAACGAGCAGGACAAGATCGCCGATACCATCGACGGCGTGTTGCCGCTCGCCCGCGAGTTGCTCGACGATTTCGAGATTTTCCTGATCGACGACGGCAGCACCGACGGCACCGGCGCGATCATGGACGAGTTTGCGGCCGGCGAGCCGCGCATCATCGTGCAACATAACGCCGAGCGGCGCGGCGTCGGTGCCGGCTTCGAATACGCGCTGTCGCGCGCGAAATTCGAAGCCATCACGCTCATTCCCGGCGATCACGCCTTTCAGAACGAGGGCATTGCCCGGATGTTCAAGGCGGCCGGCGCCGCCGACCTCGTCATCACCTATCGCGACAACCAGTCGGACCGCTCCGTCAACCGCTCGCTGCAGTCGCACTCGCTGCGGTTCATCCTGAACTGCCTGTTCGGCTTCTGGCTGTCCGACTACCACAGCATGATCGTCTACCCCGTGAAATGGCTGCGCCAGATCGCGGTCAAGGCCGACGGCTACGGCTATCAGATCTGCGCGTTGATCTCGCTGCTCCAGCTTGGCCTCACCTACGTCCAAGTGCCGGTGAGCCTGAACGCGGAGCTGAAGGGGTCGTCCCGTGCGCTGCGGCTGCGCACCTATTTCGAGCTCGGCGGCACCATCGTCTCGCTGCTGCGCCGCGTCCCCATCCGGGACGTCGATCGCAGCCAGGGTCCCGCCGATGCGGAACGGGCGCCGGCGCGCTAA
- a CDS encoding Gfo/Idh/MocA family protein: MGPGIGIIGTGMVGQMCHLANFAANPACRVVAIADLRPDLAAAAAQKFGIPRVYGTHRELLADSAVSAVVVVTKRRATGPIVLDALNSGRHVLSEKPMAYTTAQAISLVEAARRHNLVYSIGYMKRHDAGVARALQVLTRLRNDQSLGRMVRARGWCFGGDTGRSHDNFVMTGEARPDGLELWQDGPDWMPRTMRPGYDNFLNVFSHIINLARYLLGSSPTVAESAVETSGAARITLDFDGVACTLDLVNGSEGAWREGLTIDFERGALTLELPPPFAEQEAEVIIDHDGQGTRLTGEKSWAFRRQADAFVTDIAARAIPLASGEDSVTDIALAETVWKQRPSG, encoded by the coding sequence GTGGGGCCAGGCATTGGCATCATCGGAACGGGCATGGTCGGCCAGATGTGCCACCTCGCCAATTTCGCGGCCAATCCCGCCTGCCGAGTCGTCGCGATCGCCGATCTTCGGCCGGACCTCGCGGCCGCCGCCGCGCAGAAATTCGGCATTCCCCGGGTTTACGGCACGCATCGCGAATTGCTCGCGGACAGCGCGGTGTCCGCCGTCGTCGTCGTGACGAAGCGTCGCGCCACCGGTCCGATCGTTCTGGACGCATTGAACAGCGGCCGGCACGTGCTCTCGGAAAAGCCGATGGCCTACACGACGGCCCAGGCCATTTCGCTGGTCGAAGCTGCGCGCCGGCACAACCTCGTTTACAGCATCGGCTACATGAAGCGTCACGACGCCGGTGTGGCACGGGCGCTGCAGGTGCTGACCCGCTTGCGCAACGACCAGTCGCTCGGACGCATGGTCCGGGCACGAGGCTGGTGCTTCGGCGGCGACACTGGACGCTCGCACGACAATTTCGTGATGACCGGCGAAGCCCGGCCCGACGGGCTCGAACTCTGGCAGGATGGTCCCGACTGGATGCCGCGCACGATGCGTCCCGGCTACGACAATTTTCTGAACGTCTTCAGCCATATCATCAATCTGGCGCGCTACCTGCTCGGATCGTCGCCGACCGTCGCCGAAAGCGCAGTCGAGACCTCCGGCGCCGCGCGCATAACGCTCGACTTCGACGGCGTCGCCTGCACGCTGGATCTCGTGAACGGGTCAGAGGGTGCCTGGCGCGAGGGACTGACGATCGATTTCGAGCGCGGCGCGCTGACCCTGGAATTGCCCCCACCCTTCGCCGAGCAAGAGGCGGAGGTCATCATCGATCATGATGGCCAAGGCACGCGGCTGACGGGCGAAAAGAGTTGGGCATTTCGGCGACAGGCCGACGCCTTCGTTACCGACATCGCCGCGCGAGCCATACCTCTGGCCTCCGGCGAGGATTCGGTGACCGACATCGCGCTTGCAGAGACGGTTTGGAAACAGCGTCCTAGCGGCTAG
- a CDS encoding class I SAM-dependent methyltransferase, which translates to MAEDKLFNYYERQDVLPTFGNFKSSTELEAYAGQRRELFSDKLVLPPRLFRDADVLEFGPDSGENALVFAGWGANMTLAEPNRHAHPKIEAYFAHFGLTERLRELALADVEGFSSDRRFDIIDAEGFIYTVQPSEKWLGVFHRKLNPDGYAVVSYYERYGGFFELALKAIHAAGKALSGRAALETAKLLFEPKWDSIPHTRSFESWLMDVLENPFVRHRYFLDAATLCAAAHEQGFDVHSAWPAYRDSLDIYWHKKVLSGDEKLHRARRHLDRSRLSFLGGRKLYLVGKADAVQAISASIEALVLDVDAMIDDPFGESLPRVVAGLASLRETIRTSDVLADDAADIEAVIATLDSFHRIFGAIGRRDASAVAALTRSDAAFINTWGQPAHFLVIRKR; encoded by the coding sequence ATGGCTGAGGACAAGCTCTTCAACTATTACGAACGTCAGGATGTCCTGCCGACGTTCGGGAATTTCAAGTCGTCCACCGAGCTAGAGGCCTACGCCGGTCAGCGGCGCGAGCTGTTTTCCGACAAGCTGGTGCTGCCGCCGCGGTTGTTCCGCGATGCCGATGTGCTCGAATTCGGCCCCGATTCCGGCGAGAACGCGCTGGTGTTTGCCGGTTGGGGCGCAAACATGACGCTCGCCGAACCGAACCGGCATGCACATCCGAAGATCGAGGCCTATTTCGCGCATTTCGGCTTGACCGAGCGTCTCCGCGAGCTCGCACTCGCGGACGTCGAGGGCTTCAGCAGCGATCGCCGCTTCGACATCATCGATGCCGAGGGCTTCATCTACACGGTCCAGCCGAGCGAAAAATGGCTCGGCGTCTTCCATCGGAAGCTCAACCCGGACGGCTATGCCGTCGTGTCCTATTACGAGCGCTATGGCGGCTTCTTCGAGCTCGCGCTCAAGGCGATCCATGCGGCCGGCAAGGCATTGAGCGGTCGCGCCGCGCTCGAGACGGCCAAGCTGCTATTCGAGCCGAAGTGGGACAGCATTCCGCACACCCGCAGCTTCGAATCCTGGCTGATGGACGTGCTGGAGAATCCGTTCGTCCGGCATCGCTACTTCCTCGACGCGGCCACCTTGTGCGCGGCGGCGCATGAACAGGGGTTCGACGTCCATTCGGCATGGCCCGCCTACCGCGACAGCCTGGACATCTACTGGCACAAGAAAGTCCTGTCCGGTGACGAGAAGCTGCATCGCGCCAGACGCCATCTCGACCGCAGTCGCCTGAGCTTCCTCGGCGGGCGAAAGCTCTATCTGGTCGGCAAGGCCGATGCAGTGCAGGCGATCTCCGCATCGATCGAGGCGCTGGTCCTCGACGTCGATGCGATGATCGACGATCCGTTCGGCGAGAGCCTGCCGCGCGTGGTCGCGGGCCTCGCGTCGCTGCGCGAGACGATCCGGACGAGCGACGTTCTCGCCGACGATGCTGCCGACATCGAAGCCGTCATTGCGACGCTCGACAGTTTCCATCGCATCTTCGGCGCGATCGGGCGACGGGACGCATCCGCGGTCGCCGCCCTCACCAGGTCGGATGCGGCGTTCATCAACACGTGGGGACAACCGGCGCATTTCCTCGTGATCCGGAAGCGCTAA
- a CDS encoding class I SAM-dependent methyltransferase translates to MTDHCRLCHSTNLRPVIDLGLMPIAHRLRHSRNEQDERYPFEVLACGDCGLPQIVKPIDPDILYRQFNYNFSSWKPEPHQVDELDTIAKFSKHQSVFEIGCNDGLFMDKLRERGTKVMVGVEPNPVSGKIARERGIKVYADMLSPEMAHDAVAQSGKFDLVISRQVLEHIVDFENFFACVKIALKEDGLLFIDVPDFAPGSAVGDLSVLWEEHVSYFTEPTLLALLARHGFEAVSVKKYNFSGGSLAIAARRAAGTVTVPPAPAGVGEKFGQRAREYGARLRPILAKARADGAEIAIYGAGCRACTFTNAHELADLVDLSVDDQKERQGLFLPGTGIPIRSPDDLAGNANPLVCLLAVNQENEAKVSSRLRESVKRPLEIVSIFAPSDIWSELDRLEAALRSRHG, encoded by the coding sequence GTGACCGACCATTGCCGCCTTTGCCATTCCACCAACCTGCGTCCGGTCATCGACCTCGGACTGATGCCGATTGCACATCGGCTGCGGCACAGCCGAAACGAGCAGGATGAACGGTATCCGTTCGAGGTGCTGGCCTGCGGCGATTGCGGCCTGCCCCAGATCGTCAAGCCGATCGATCCCGACATTCTGTACCGCCAGTTCAACTACAATTTCAGCAGCTGGAAGCCCGAACCGCACCAGGTGGACGAGCTCGACACCATTGCGAAATTCTCGAAGCATCAGTCCGTGTTCGAGATCGGATGCAACGACGGCCTGTTCATGGACAAGCTCCGCGAACGCGGCACCAAGGTCATGGTTGGCGTCGAGCCCAATCCGGTATCTGGCAAGATCGCTCGCGAGCGCGGCATCAAGGTCTATGCCGACATGCTCAGCCCGGAGATGGCCCACGACGCAGTCGCTCAGTCCGGCAAGTTCGACCTGGTCATATCGCGCCAGGTGCTCGAGCATATCGTCGACTTTGAAAACTTCTTCGCCTGCGTGAAGATCGCGCTGAAGGAGGATGGGCTGCTGTTCATCGACGTGCCCGATTTCGCCCCCGGCTCGGCGGTGGGAGACCTCTCCGTGCTCTGGGAGGAGCACGTCAGCTATTTCACCGAACCGACCCTGCTCGCGCTGCTGGCGCGCCACGGCTTCGAGGCAGTGTCCGTGAAGAAATACAATTTCAGCGGCGGCAGCCTCGCGATCGCCGCTCGCCGTGCCGCGGGCACTGTAACGGTGCCGCCCGCGCCGGCCGGTGTCGGCGAGAAATTCGGTCAGCGCGCAAGAGAGTATGGCGCGCGTCTCCGTCCGATTCTCGCGAAAGCTCGCGCCGATGGTGCCGAGATCGCCATCTACGGTGCCGGCTGCCGCGCCTGTACCTTCACCAACGCCCACGAGCTGGCGGATCTCGTCGACCTCTCGGTCGACGACCAGAAGGAGCGCCAGGGGCTGTTCCTGCCCGGCACCGGCATTCCGATCCGCTCGCCCGACGACCTCGCCGGCAACGCGAATCCGCTCGTGTGTCTCCTCGCCGTGAACCAGGAAAACGAAGCCAAGGTCAGCAGCCGGCTGCGCGAGAGCGTGAAGCGTCCGCTTGAGATCGTTTCGATCTTCGCGCCCTCCGATATCTGGAGCGAGCTCGATCGTCTCGAAGCGGCGCTAAGGTCGCGGCATGGCTGA
- a CDS encoding lysylphosphatidylglycerol synthase transmembrane domain-containing protein translates to MAATPPRSRTTSQGLPRSPRSIWRENRLRPLSLPDDTAANDRGRHQPMKPPAKALLTLAKFAVSIGILVLLLRTQDLSSLQADLLAVRLDMLALAVLLLFVQTFVLCHRWILILRAMHVPLDWLSGWRILMVSTFFNQVLPAGGDAVRIWMLRRHGVQWSPTISSIVADRFLALLALGVVILAGMPFLLQRISDRSLLFAIIVVLVMACFGLIALLMLDRWPPRIIAALPARIVQFALLVRAPLAADGRGTLMASAVIIHLITVAACQVLAIGLDAPLSALDAFALVPLVILSSAVPISIGGWGVREGAMVAALGLAGIASDKALAISVFLGLGGLIIGLVGGLVWLIAPERTSFNPDQARAIAERTDVAPV, encoded by the coding sequence ATGGCGGCGACGCCGCCGAGGTCCAGGACTACGTCACAAGGATTGCCACGCTCGCCACGGAGCATCTGGCGAGAAAATAGACTCCGGCCGCTATCGCTGCCCGACGATACCGCCGCGAATGATCGAGGACGACACCAGCCGATGAAGCCGCCTGCAAAAGCACTGCTTACTCTGGCGAAGTTCGCCGTCTCGATCGGAATCCTCGTATTATTGTTGCGGACCCAGGATTTGTCCTCCCTGCAAGCCGATCTTCTCGCCGTCAGACTGGACATGCTGGCGCTCGCGGTGCTGCTGCTGTTTGTCCAGACCTTCGTGCTTTGCCACCGCTGGATTCTGATCCTCCGCGCCATGCACGTGCCTCTGGATTGGCTGTCCGGCTGGCGCATTCTCATGGTCAGCACCTTCTTCAACCAGGTGCTGCCCGCAGGCGGTGACGCGGTTCGGATCTGGATGCTGCGGCGCCATGGCGTGCAATGGTCGCCGACCATCAGCAGCATCGTGGCCGATCGGTTTCTGGCGCTGCTGGCGCTGGGTGTCGTCATATTGGCAGGGATGCCGTTCCTGCTGCAACGGATCAGCGACAGGTCGCTCCTGTTCGCGATCATCGTCGTTCTCGTCATGGCGTGTTTCGGCCTGATCGCTCTGCTCATGCTGGACCGCTGGCCGCCTCGCATCATCGCCGCGCTGCCGGCCAGGATCGTGCAATTCGCGTTGCTGGTCAGGGCTCCGCTGGCGGCTGACGGGCGCGGAACGCTGATGGCGTCGGCCGTCATCATCCACCTGATCACGGTCGCAGCCTGTCAGGTCCTTGCGATCGGGCTCGACGCGCCACTCTCTGCGCTTGATGCGTTCGCTCTTGTTCCGCTTGTCATTCTGTCGTCCGCGGTTCCGATCTCGATCGGAGGATGGGGCGTGCGAGAAGGCGCAATGGTTGCCGCGCTCGGTCTCGCTGGAATCGCATCCGACAAGGCGCTTGCGATATCCGTCTTCCTGGGTCTTGGCGGCCTGATCATCGGGCTGGTTGGCGGGCTGGTATGGCTGATCGCCCCCGAGCGCACCAGCTTCAACCCCGACCAGGCGCGGGCCATCGCCGAACGAACTGATGTCGCGCCGGTCTAG
- a CDS encoding WbuC family cupin fold metalloprotein, with protein sequence MGSSSSNEATSPRRPTSLRAQNPEVYYSDDAIVTADDATIAELKRIAAGNPRLRSRLCTHPDPSSSLHEMLIVHHREAYVRPHKHFGKPESFHVIEGTAQVVIFEDDGGIRQVLEMAPYGQGKRCYYRMPEQVFHSILITSEWLVFHETTAGPFDPARTAFPDWAPDGGDAAEVQDYVTRIATLATEHLARK encoded by the coding sequence ATGGGTTCATCTTCTTCGAATGAGGCGACGAGCCCGCGCCGGCCGACGTCGCTGCGCGCGCAGAATCCCGAAGTCTATTATTCGGACGACGCCATCGTCACGGCCGATGACGCCACGATCGCGGAGCTGAAGCGCATCGCCGCCGGCAACCCGCGTCTACGCAGCCGGCTGTGCACGCATCCCGATCCCTCGTCCAGCCTGCACGAAATGCTGATCGTGCATCATCGCGAGGCGTATGTGCGGCCTCACAAGCATTTTGGCAAACCTGAATCGTTCCACGTCATCGAGGGCACCGCGCAGGTTGTGATCTTCGAGGACGACGGCGGCATTCGCCAGGTGCTCGAGATGGCGCCCTACGGCCAGGGCAAGCGCTGCTACTACCGCATGCCCGAACAGGTCTTTCACTCGATCCTGATCACCTCGGAGTGGCTGGTGTTTCACGAAACCACGGCCGGCCCGTTCGATCCCGCCCGCACCGCATTTCCCGACTGGGCCCCCGATGGCGGCGACGCCGCCGAGGTCCAGGACTACGTCACAAGGATTGCCACGCTCGCCACGGAGCATCTGGCGAGAAAATAG
- a CDS encoding class I SAM-dependent methyltransferase, producing the protein MTEINLLQPMHASTRRNYVQRVVEHDKAESATVARQWGRDYWDGDRRYGYGGYRYDGRWRPLAQTLIDRYGIKPGMSVLDVGCGKGYLLYEFTQLVPDLTVAGIDISDYGIANAKEEVRPLLKVGSAVELPYPDHSFDLVVSLGVLHNLPLEDVFRAVPEIERVGRGTSKYLMVESFRNEREKANLLYWQLTCLSFHGPETWAWIYDKCGYRGDHGFIFFE; encoded by the coding sequence ATGACCGAGATCAACCTGCTCCAGCCAATGCACGCATCGACCAGGCGGAACTACGTTCAGCGCGTGGTCGAGCACGACAAGGCGGAATCCGCCACTGTGGCGCGGCAGTGGGGGCGCGACTATTGGGACGGCGACCGGCGCTACGGCTATGGCGGCTATCGCTACGACGGACGCTGGCGTCCGCTCGCCCAGACCCTGATCGATCGCTACGGCATCAAGCCCGGAATGAGTGTGCTCGACGTCGGCTGCGGCAAGGGCTACCTGCTCTACGAATTCACCCAGCTCGTCCCCGACCTCACGGTCGCCGGCATCGACATTTCCGACTACGGCATCGCCAATGCCAAGGAGGAGGTGCGGCCGCTGTTGAAAGTCGGCAGCGCCGTGGAGCTCCCCTACCCCGATCACAGTTTCGATCTCGTGGTGTCGCTCGGCGTGCTGCACAACCTTCCGCTCGAGGACGTCTTCCGCGCGGTGCCTGAGATCGAGCGCGTCGGACGCGGCACCTCGAAATATCTGATGGTCGAATCCTTCCGCAACGAGCGCGAGAAGGCGAACCTCCTCTACTGGCAGCTCACTTGCCTGAGCTTCCACGGCCCGGAAACCTGGGCCTGGATCTACGACAAATGCGGGTACCGGGGCGACCATGGGTTCATCTTCTTCGAATGA
- a CDS encoding LIC12192 family sporadic carbohydrate cluster protein: protein MAERAGHRGYIGARPLNGSRTPQHVQNIVIRDYARRKNLQFLLSAVEHIMPGSYMVLEDILDELPRLKGLILYSIFMLPPDEARRRQIYDRVLREGCDLHAAVEEITLSSQKDIQAVEDILLVNKYATIL from the coding sequence ATGGCTGAGCGAGCCGGACATCGCGGCTATATCGGCGCGCGGCCGCTGAACGGCAGCCGCACCCCGCAGCACGTCCAGAACATCGTGATTCGCGACTACGCGCGGCGGAAAAACCTGCAATTTCTGCTCAGCGCCGTCGAGCACATCATGCCCGGCAGCTACATGGTGCTCGAGGACATCCTGGACGAGCTGCCCCGCCTGAAGGGGTTGATCCTCTACAGCATCTTCATGTTGCCACCCGACGAGGCCCGGCGACGACAGATCTACGACCGCGTGCTGCGCGAAGGCTGCGACCTCCACGCAGCCGTCGAGGAGATCACGCTGTCATCGCAGAAGGACATCCAGGCCGTCGAGGACATCCTGCTGGTCAATAAATACGCGACCATCCTGTGA
- a CDS encoding sporadic carbohydrate cluster 2OG-Fe(II) oxygenase gives MTDTDFLQADEQALAQRFIDHGFVTTPADDRAGLDRIQRRTAELAADYLKLPHSNDPYAMLDSIHTRVSVDDLNGLRLHVFNGLNAEPWFRPTYFRLARSTIETIVGNELCMQRRVNLSIQMPGDDSSLLATHSDVWSGDSPFEVVVWVPLVDVHSTKAMYLLPPSLNGDMQDRMASLRSAEELYKTIKPHATFIEIPYGHVMLFNQTLMHGNRVNEEPGTRWSMNCRFKSIMSPYADKRFGEFFEPILLRPATRVGMQYKLPGGFHG, from the coding sequence ATGACGGATACGGACTTCCTTCAGGCTGACGAGCAGGCGCTGGCGCAGCGCTTCATCGACCACGGCTTCGTCACCACGCCGGCGGACGACCGCGCCGGCCTCGACCGGATCCAGCGGCGCACCGCCGAGCTTGCGGCGGACTATCTGAAGCTGCCGCACAGCAACGATCCCTACGCGATGCTCGACAGCATCCACACGCGGGTGAGCGTCGACGATCTCAACGGCCTGCGGCTGCACGTCTTCAACGGCCTCAACGCCGAGCCGTGGTTCCGGCCGACCTATTTCCGTCTGGCACGCTCGACGATCGAGACCATCGTCGGCAACGAGCTCTGCATGCAGCGCCGCGTCAATCTCAGCATCCAGATGCCCGGCGACGATTCCTCGCTGCTCGCCACCCATTCCGACGTCTGGTCGGGCGACTCGCCGTTCGAGGTCGTGGTGTGGGTGCCGCTGGTCGACGTCCACAGCACCAAGGCGATGTATCTGCTGCCGCCGTCGCTGAACGGTGACATGCAGGACCGGATGGCAAGCCTGCGAAGCGCCGAGGAGCTGTACAAGACGATCAAGCCGCACGCGACCTTCATCGAGATTCCCTACGGTCACGTGATGCTGTTCAATCAGACCCTGATGCACGGTAATCGCGTCAACGAGGAGCCCGGCACGCGCTGGAGCATGAATTGCCGCTTCAAGAGCATCATGTCGCCCTACGCGGACAAGCGCTTCGGCGAATTCTTCGAGCCGATCCTGCTGCGCCCGGCGACGCGGGTCGGCATGCAATACAAGCTGCCGGGGGGCTTCCATGGCTGA